The genomic window AACAATATCTTTCGTTTTCACTTTGTCTGTAGTTATAGTAGTTATGTCAGCATGTACGTGCCCCTACTGTGAAAAGCTGGAGTACAAAGACACTCAAACAACGATCGAAGCTGAAGTACAAAAAAAAGCTCAGGAATTAGTGAAAATCTCAGATAGACAGGAAGGAGACATAACATCTGTTCTCACTTCGCTCTTATCTGGAAACGCACGCATCTTTGGAGCTGCATATGCTTCAGCACCCTATGATGAGAGTAATGAACTTATCGAAACGTATTATGTATTTCGAGATGGTGATGATATTAAGAAAATCCATGATCCAGCTTACAATTTCATGACATCTGAAAATAGCAATTGGTATAAAAAACCATATCTGAGTAAAA from Candidatus Cloacimonadota bacterium includes these protein-coding regions:
- a CDS encoding PDC sensor domain-containing protein encodes the protein MFRTISFVFTLSVVIVVMSACTCPYCEKLEYKDTQTTIEAEVQKKAQELVKISDRQEGDITSVLTSLLSGNARIFGAAYASAPYDESNELIETYYVFRDGDDIKKIHDPAYNFMTSENSNWYKKPYLSKKAEWSIPYYDVDGSGANYYLTTYSYPILENGEVQFILTADYLLSTK